One part of the Arabidopsis thaliana chromosome 1 sequence genome encodes these proteins:
- the NRS/ER gene encoding nucleotide-rhamnose synthase/epimerase-reductase (nucleotide-rhamnose synthase/epimerase-reductase (NRS/ER); FUNCTIONS IN: UDP-4-keto-rhamnose-4-keto-reductase activity, dTDP-4-dehydrorhamnose reductase activity, UDP-4-keto-6-deoxy-glucose-3,5-epimerase activity, dTDP-4-dehydrorhamnose 3,5-epimerase activity; INVOLVED IN: dTDP-rhamnose biosynthetic process, UDP-rhamnose biosynthetic process; LOCATED IN: soluble fraction, plasma membrane; EXPRESSED IN: 26 plant structures; EXPRESSED DURING: 16 growth stages; CONTAINS InterPro DOMAIN/s: NAD(P)-binding domain (InterPro:IPR016040), dTDP-4-dehydrorhamnose reductase (InterPro:IPR005913); BEST Arabidopsis thaliana protein match is: rhamnose biosynthesis 1 (TAIR:AT1G78570.1); Has 1363 Blast hits to 1363 proteins in 432 species: Archae - 58; Bacteria - 688; Metazoa - 9; Fungi - 22; Plants - 263; Viruses - 5; Other Eukaryotes - 318 (source: NCBI BLink).) — translation MVADANGSSSSSFNFLIYGKTGWIGGLLGKLCEAQGITYTYGSGRLQDRQSIVADIESVKPSHVFNAAGVTGRPNVDWCESHKVETIRTNVAGTLTLADICREKGLVLINYATGCIFEYDSGHPLGSGIGFKEEDTPNFTGSFYSKTKAMVEELLKNYENVCTLRVRMPISSDLTNPRNFITKIARYEKVVDIPNSMTILDELLPISIEMAKRNLTGIYNFTNPGVVSHNEILEMYRDYIDPSFTWKNFTLEEQAKVIVAPRSNNELDATKLKTEFPELMSIKESLIKFVFEPNKKTEVKA, via the exons atggttgcAGACGCAAACGGTTCATCATCAAGCTCATTTAACTTCCTAATCTACGGTAAAACCGGATGGATCGGTGGTTTACTCGGTAAACTCTGCGAAGCTCAAGGAATCACTTACACTTACGGCTCCGGTCGTCTTCAAGATCGTCAATCGATCGTCGCCGACATCGAATCCGTGAAACCTAGCCACGTGTTCAACGCTGCTGGAGTCACCGGTCGTCCTAATGTTGATTGGTGCGAATCTCACAAAGTTGAGACGATTCGTACTAATGTCGCCGGAACCCTAACTCTCGCTGACATTTGCAGAGAGAAAGGACTTGTTCTGATCAATTACGCTACGGGTTGTATATTTGAGTATGATTCGGGTCATCCTCTCGGGTCGGGTATTGGATTCAAGGAGGAGGATACTCCTAATTTCACCGGATCTTTCTACTCTAAAACCAAAGCTATG GTGGAGGAGCTGCTCAAGAACTATGAAAATGTATGCACGCTAAGAGTGCGAATGCCGATTTCATCGGATCTAACAAACCCGAGAAACTTCATCACGAAGATTGCTCGGTATGAGAAAGTTGTGGACATCCCAAACTCGATGACAATCCTCGATGAGCTTCTCCCGATATCAATCGAAATGGCGAAGAGGAACTTAACCGGGATCTACAATTTCACTAACCCGGGTGTTGTGAGCCACAACGAGATCTTGGAGATGTACAGAGACTACATTGACCCGAGTTTTACTTGGAAGAACTTCACATTGGAGGAACAAGCTAAAGTGATTGTGGCGCCAAGGAGTAACAATGAGCTTGATGCAACTAAGTTGAAGACTGAGTTCCCTGAGTTGATGTCTATCAAAGAGTCTCTGATCAAGTTCGTGTTTGAGCCCAACAAGAAGACTGAAGTTAAAGCTTGA